A section of the Amycolatopsis sp. AA4 genome encodes:
- a CDS encoding KTSC domain-containing protein produces the protein MESSVIRDVGYDAAKSVLEIGFRNGSVYRYHLVPARVHRELMAADSPGRYLNQEIKPRFPGQEVE, from the coding sequence GTGGAGTCTTCCGTCATTCGCGACGTCGGCTACGACGCCGCGAAGTCGGTGCTGGAAATCGGGTTCCGCAACGGCAGCGTCTACCGCTACCACCTCGTGCCCGCGCGCGTGCATCGCGAGCTGATGGCCGCCGACAGCCCCGGGCGCTACCTCAACCAGGAGATCAAGCCGCGGTTTCCCGGGCAAGAGGTGGAATGA
- a CDS encoding DUF2277 domain-containing protein, translating to MCRNITTLRGLQPAATTEEIEAAARQYVRKVTGVQSLSDATREPFEAAVAEIAQITARLLEELPQRRQPPATVPPLRRPEVQARIALREAKKA from the coding sequence ATGTGCCGAAACATCACGACGCTGCGCGGCCTGCAGCCCGCCGCCACCACCGAAGAGATCGAAGCCGCGGCGCGCCAGTACGTGCGCAAAGTGACCGGGGTGCAGTCCCTTTCGGACGCGACGCGCGAACCGTTCGAGGCGGCGGTCGCCGAAATCGCCCAGATCACCGCGCGATTGCTGGAAGAACTCCCGCAACGCCGCCAGCCGCCGGCGACCGTGCCGCCGCTGCGCCGTCCGGAAGTCCAGGCGCGGATCGCCCTGCGCGAGGCCAAGAAAGCCTGA
- a CDS encoding Ldh family oxidoreductase has product MPLRPRSPRLSRPVPEVPADTPIPEQAWHRVPADELVTLVSVVLMAQGFPEDRARPAAEALCHGDLTGAPETGVGELTRVHLPAIENGLVSPGAQPLLIADRGAAALVDYRRASGLWAVGDAMDRAVQRAGRFGVGLLSVRGVGPFGRVGHHAARALPHGMIGIVMAAGGYADQPVHPLGMAAPAGAYPEFVFDIDLADAARDPRFAGFALMVDVLAGVLSGVADHEHDTGLLVLAIAPTTLRSADGFYRAASAVFGSMLGWEGGAPVRYPGWREAQYLEQCRALGVPLPGAVRRQLDSLALKVGLAPLTTVG; this is encoded by the coding sequence GTGCCCCTCAGACCACGTTCTCCCCGGCTCAGCCGCCCCGTCCCGGAAGTTCCCGCCGACACCCCGATTCCCGAGCAGGCCTGGCACCGCGTTCCCGCCGACGAACTGGTCACGCTCGTTTCCGTTGTCCTGATGGCACAAGGCTTTCCCGAAGACCGCGCCCGTCCGGCCGCGGAGGCGTTGTGCCACGGCGACCTCACCGGCGCGCCGGAAACCGGCGTCGGGGAGCTGACTCGGGTGCATCTGCCCGCGATCGAAAACGGATTGGTCAGTCCTGGTGCGCAACCACTGCTGATTGCGGACCGCGGAGCGGCGGCGCTTGTCGATTACCGTCGTGCGTCCGGGCTTTGGGCGGTGGGCGACGCGATGGATCGGGCCGTGCAGCGGGCCGGGCGGTTTGGCGTTGGGCTGTTGTCGGTGCGCGGGGTCGGGCCGTTCGGGCGGGTCGGCCATCACGCGGCGCGGGCCTTGCCGCACGGGATGATCGGCATCGTGATGGCGGCCGGCGGGTACGCGGATCAGCCGGTGCATCCGCTGGGGATGGCCGCGCCTGCCGGGGCTTATCCGGAGTTCGTGTTCGATATCGATCTCGCTGATGCTGCTCGGGATCCTCGGTTCGCCGGGTTCGCGTTGATGGTGGACGTGCTGGCCGGGGTGTTGTCCGGGGTGGCCGATCATGAGCACGACACTGGGTTGCTGGTGCTGGCGATCGCGCCTACGACGTTGCGTAGTGCGGATGGGTTTTACCGGGCCGCCAGTGCGGTTTTCGGGAGCATGCTCGGGTGGGAGGGCGGGGCTCCGGTGCGGTATCCCGGGTGGCGGGAGGCTCAGTATCTGGAGCAGTGCCGGGCGTTGGGGGTGCCGTTGCCTGGGGCGGTGCGGAGGCAGTTGGATTCTTTGGCGTTGAAGGTGGGGTTGGCGCCGTTGACTACGGTGGGGTGA
- a CDS encoding RNA-binding S4 domain-containing protein produces the protein MSTRDVPITGEPIRLGQFLKLADLADNGSHAKDLIDAEEVTVNGEVETRRGRQLADGDVVAVGTEKARVSLSR, from the coding sequence ATGAGCACGCGCGACGTCCCGATCACCGGCGAACCGATCCGGCTGGGCCAATTCCTGAAACTGGCCGACCTCGCAGACAACGGCTCACACGCGAAAGACCTGATCGACGCAGAAGAGGTGACGGTCAACGGCGAGGTAGAAACCCGCAGGGGCCGCCAACTAGCAGACGGCGACGTAGTAGCAGTAGGCACCGAAAAGGCCCGCGTCTCCCTCTCCCGCTGA
- a CDS encoding serine protease — MRRTVIGLFALMSASGTIVACAERAADEPAVAPPSSSPPAKPVHASIGALFVDGSHYCTASVVHSPRGDELLTAAHCIHDGEGGGYLANVTFAPGFHDGVAPYGYWQVGNELVAQGWIDSSDPNLDVGFATARQDGSPEPLEAVTGANQLGTNGPFARQVTVSGYPDGVDEVATCETHTQQQDEHQIRVDCPGFATGTSGSPLVADPSPDTKTGTVVGVIGGYEGGGYTDDVSYSSYFDDQITDLYNRATTMP; from the coding sequence ATGCGGCGCACGGTGATCGGGCTGTTCGCACTAATGAGTGCGAGCGGCACCATCGTGGCATGCGCTGAGCGCGCGGCGGACGAACCGGCGGTCGCGCCGCCGTCTTCGTCGCCCCCGGCGAAGCCGGTCCACGCGTCCATCGGCGCCCTGTTCGTCGACGGCTCGCATTACTGCACCGCGAGCGTCGTGCACAGCCCGCGCGGGGACGAACTGCTCACCGCCGCCCACTGCATCCACGACGGCGAAGGCGGCGGTTACCTGGCCAATGTCACGTTCGCCCCCGGTTTCCACGACGGCGTCGCCCCGTACGGATACTGGCAGGTCGGAAACGAACTGGTCGCCCAAGGATGGATCGATTCGTCCGATCCGAACCTGGACGTCGGTTTCGCGACCGCCCGCCAAGACGGCTCGCCCGAACCCCTGGAAGCGGTGACCGGAGCCAACCAGCTAGGCACGAACGGTCCCTTCGCCCGCCAGGTAACCGTGTCCGGCTACCCGGACGGCGTCGACGAGGTGGCGACCTGCGAAACCCACACCCAGCAGCAAGACGAACACCAGATCCGAGTCGACTGCCCCGGCTTCGCCACCGGAACGAGCGGCAGCCCGCTGGTCGCGGACCCGTCGCCAGACACGAAAACGGGCACAGTAGTAGGCGTGATCGGCGGCTACGAAGGAGGCGGCTACACCGACGACGTCTCGTACTCGAGCTACTTCGACGACCAGATCACCGATCTGTACAACCGAGCAACCACGATGCCGTGA
- a CDS encoding SDR family oxidoreductase codes for MKDFSNKVAVITGAGSGIGRALALELALHGAVLELSDVDAEGLDSTVREARERGAEVRGHSLDVADRAAVLAHAEDVVREHGRVNLVVNNAGVALGATVEDMTFEDFDWLLGVNLGGVVNGTKAFLPHLIDSGDGYVVNISSVFGFVGVPTQSAYNAAKFAVRGFTESLREEMLAARHPVGVSCVHPGGIKTNIARNARGGAGGDQAKAAAGFDKIALTTPKKAAETILRGVRRRSARILIGPDAYVIDAIPRVLGSAYQRPLAVLARQGLKRVERNG; via the coding sequence ATGAAGGACTTCTCGAACAAAGTCGCAGTGATCACCGGAGCGGGCTCGGGCATCGGGCGGGCGCTGGCGCTCGAACTCGCGTTGCACGGCGCGGTCCTCGAACTGTCCGATGTCGACGCCGAAGGTCTCGACAGCACCGTGCGCGAAGCTCGCGAACGCGGTGCCGAGGTGCGGGGCCATTCGCTCGACGTGGCGGACCGGGCCGCGGTGCTCGCCCACGCCGAGGACGTCGTGCGGGAGCACGGCCGGGTCAACCTCGTCGTCAACAATGCCGGGGTGGCGCTCGGCGCGACCGTCGAGGACATGACGTTCGAGGACTTCGACTGGCTGCTCGGCGTCAACCTCGGCGGGGTCGTGAACGGCACGAAGGCATTCCTGCCGCACCTCATCGACTCCGGCGACGGCTACGTCGTCAATATCTCCAGCGTGTTCGGATTCGTCGGAGTGCCTACGCAGAGTGCGTACAACGCGGCGAAGTTCGCCGTTCGCGGATTCACCGAGTCACTCCGCGAAGAAATGCTCGCGGCGCGGCATCCGGTCGGCGTCAGCTGTGTGCATCCGGGCGGGATCAAGACCAACATCGCCCGCAACGCCCGCGGCGGAGCAGGCGGCGACCAAGCCAAGGCGGCGGCCGGATTCGACAAAATCGCCCTTACCACACCGAAGAAAGCGGCCGAAACCATCCTGCGCGGCGTGCGCAGGCGGTCCGCGCGGATCCTCATCGGACCGGACGCGTACGTGATCGACGCGATCCCGCGCGTGCTCGGTTCGGCGTACCAGCGTCCGCTCGCGGTTTTGGCGCGCCAGGGACTCAAACGTGTCGAGCGGAACGGATAA
- a CDS encoding response regulator yields the protein MIRTLIVDDDFRVAGVHAGFVSEVPGFTVAGVAHTAAEARARVRELAPDLVLLDVYLPDEPGLSVLPDLKTDTIVLSAATDAASISAAIRAGALNYLIKPFTTRQLSERLTSYARYRGLVTTERPLSQDDVDRAFRALHDQDRAATPKGQSSATARLVSERLRGSPTPLSAAEVARELGMARATAQRYLTALAESGAVEMRLRYGATGRPEHEYAWIG from the coding sequence ATGATCCGCACCCTGATCGTGGACGACGACTTCCGCGTCGCCGGCGTGCACGCGGGATTCGTGTCGGAGGTGCCGGGATTCACCGTCGCCGGGGTCGCGCACACCGCCGCCGAAGCCCGCGCCCGGGTGCGCGAACTGGCCCCGGACCTGGTGCTGCTGGACGTCTACCTGCCCGACGAGCCCGGCCTTTCCGTCCTGCCGGACCTGAAGACGGACACCATCGTGCTGTCCGCCGCCACCGACGCCGCGTCGATCTCCGCCGCGATCCGCGCGGGCGCGCTGAACTACCTGATCAAACCGTTCACGACCCGGCAGTTGTCGGAACGGCTCACGTCGTACGCGCGGTACCGCGGCCTGGTCACGACCGAACGCCCGCTGTCGCAGGACGACGTCGACCGGGCCTTCCGAGCCCTGCACGACCAGGACCGCGCGGCGACGCCGAAGGGCCAATCGAGCGCGACGGCCCGCCTCGTGTCAGAGCGGCTGCGCGGTTCGCCGACCCCGCTGTCGGCCGCCGAAGTAGCCCGCGAACTCGGCATGGCCCGCGCGACCGCGCAGCGCTATCTGACCGCGCTGGCGGAGTCGGGAGCAGTGGAAATGCGGCTTCGCTACGGAGCGACGGGACGCCCCGAACACGAATACGCCTGGATCGGCTGA
- a CDS encoding sensor histidine kinase, with protein sequence MRFTRQVLLLQIGVVVLVVGLGVALVSSLLRSTLSNQYGERALAVAKSVATEPVVVADAAARDPSAALQQRVQAVTKENDALFVVITDDHGIRLAHPKPDLVGQEVSTPWAEVIAGNDVVSEFRSGTLGPSVRSKTPIRQGSRIVGEVSVGYEMSDLTSEFNGLLVLTMIFGGGALLLGAGASALLNRRLRRVTHGLEPHELTELLYEHEAVLHGIGEGVLAVDAEHRVTVRNDEAERLLGTPLPVGTPLENLDLSPRVHQAVAEGRPVDNLLAVAGNRVLVINSRAVQREERALGTVLTFRDRTDLDTLTRELDGIRSLSDGLRAQRHEFANRLHTLSGLLQLGHHAEAEEYLQTLTETTASRAEPLDDRVTDPYLQALLVAKTEQAQEKGIELRLADDAWVPASVTDPIAAGTVIGNLVDNALHAARMGPRRPAWVEVGLLADASTLHVSVVDSGPGIEDSLRDKLFEEGVSTKISPGHGLGLALARQAARARDGDVWLADPGGATTGALFVAKLPGLLDRPEETDA encoded by the coding sequence ATGCGGTTCACCCGTCAGGTGCTGCTGTTGCAGATCGGCGTGGTGGTCCTCGTCGTGGGCCTCGGCGTCGCGCTGGTCAGTTCGCTCCTGCGCTCGACGCTGTCGAACCAGTACGGGGAACGCGCGCTGGCGGTCGCGAAGTCGGTGGCGACCGAGCCGGTCGTCGTCGCCGACGCCGCCGCGCGCGACCCCAGTGCCGCGCTCCAGCAGCGGGTGCAGGCGGTGACCAAGGAGAACGACGCGTTGTTCGTCGTCATCACCGACGATCACGGCATCCGGCTGGCGCACCCGAAGCCCGACCTGGTCGGTCAGGAAGTGAGCACGCCCTGGGCGGAAGTGATCGCGGGCAACGATGTGGTGAGCGAGTTCCGGTCCGGCACATTGGGCCCGTCGGTCCGGAGCAAGACCCCGATCCGGCAAGGCTCGCGCATTGTCGGCGAGGTGAGCGTCGGCTATGAGATGAGCGATCTGACCAGTGAGTTCAACGGGCTTCTTGTCCTGACAATGATCTTCGGCGGCGGGGCACTGCTTCTGGGCGCGGGTGCGTCCGCGCTGCTCAACCGCCGCCTGCGCCGCGTGACTCACGGCCTCGAACCCCACGAACTGACCGAACTGCTCTACGAACACGAAGCCGTCCTGCACGGCATCGGCGAAGGCGTCCTGGCTGTCGACGCGGAACACCGGGTGACCGTCCGCAACGACGAGGCCGAACGACTCCTCGGCACCCCGCTCCCGGTTGGCACCCCGCTGGAGAATCTGGACCTGTCCCCGCGAGTGCACCAGGCCGTCGCGGAAGGACGGCCGGTGGACAACCTCCTGGCCGTAGCCGGAAACCGGGTCCTGGTGATCAATTCCCGTGCCGTGCAACGGGAGGAACGCGCGCTGGGCACCGTGCTGACCTTCCGCGACCGCACCGACCTCGACACCCTCACCCGGGAACTCGACGGCATCCGCTCGCTGTCCGACGGTCTGCGCGCGCAACGGCACGAGTTCGCGAACCGCCTGCACACGCTGTCCGGCCTGCTGCAGCTCGGCCACCACGCCGAAGCCGAGGAATACCTGCAAACCCTCACCGAAACCACCGCCTCGCGCGCGGAACCGCTCGACGACCGCGTCACCGATCCGTACCTGCAGGCCTTGCTGGTCGCGAAAACCGAGCAGGCGCAAGAAAAAGGCATCGAACTTCGGCTGGCCGACGACGCCTGGGTCCCGGCCTCGGTGACCGACCCGATCGCCGCGGGAACCGTGATCGGCAACCTGGTCGACAACGCCTTGCACGCTGCGCGCATGGGGCCGCGGCGGCCCGCGTGGGTCGAAGTCGGCCTGCTCGCCGATGCTTCCACTTTGCATGTGTCCGTTGTAGACAGTGGGCCGGGAATCGAAGATTCGTTAAGGGATAAGCTTTTCGAGGAGGGAGTGTCCACAAAGATCAGTCCCGGACACGGCCTCGGACTGGCCTTGGCCCGCCAAGCCGCCCGGGCCCGCGACGGCGACGTGTGGCTCGCCGACCCCGGCGGCGCGACGACCGGCGCGTTGTTCGTCGCCAAACTTCCCGGCCTGCTGGACCGACCCGAGGAGACCGACGCATGA
- a CDS encoding ABC transporter ATP-binding protein, whose amino-acid sequence MAPLIELIGATKRFPSGSGSVHTAVRELTMTVEPGEFVAVVGPTGCGKSTTLSLVSGLQPPSAGRVVVHGSDVKSIPDGVGYMFQTDAVMPWRSVLDNVASGPRFRGVSKEDARKKAADWIGRVGLAGFEKYYPHQLSGGMRKRVALAQTLVTEPKILLMDEPFSALDVQTRALMQDELLRLWSGTGAAVIFVTHDLDEAIALADKVVVLTTSPATVKDVFEIPLERPRKVEELRLTEEFRKLYSDIWESLRGEVDKARQKGATGVA is encoded by the coding sequence ATGGCCCCACTCATCGAACTGATCGGCGCCACCAAAAGGTTCCCGAGCGGATCAGGTTCTGTCCACACCGCTGTCCGCGAATTGACCATGACCGTCGAACCGGGGGAGTTCGTCGCCGTGGTCGGGCCGACCGGATGCGGCAAATCGACCACGTTGTCCCTGGTCTCCGGGTTGCAGCCGCCGTCGGCGGGCCGGGTCGTCGTGCACGGCTCCGACGTGAAGTCCATTCCGGACGGCGTCGGCTACATGTTCCAGACCGACGCGGTGATGCCGTGGCGTTCGGTGCTGGACAACGTCGCGTCCGGACCGCGGTTCCGCGGCGTGTCCAAAGAGGACGCGCGGAAGAAGGCCGCCGACTGGATCGGCCGCGTCGGCCTGGCCGGGTTCGAGAAGTACTACCCGCACCAGCTTTCCGGCGGCATGCGCAAGCGCGTCGCGCTGGCGCAGACGCTGGTCACCGAGCCGAAAATCCTGCTGATGGACGAGCCGTTCTCCGCGCTCGACGTCCAGACTCGCGCGCTGATGCAGGACGAATTGCTCCGGCTGTGGTCGGGCACCGGCGCCGCGGTGATCTTCGTGACGCACGACCTCGACGAGGCGATCGCGTTGGCGGACAAGGTGGTCGTGCTGACCACGAGCCCGGCGACGGTCAAGGACGTTTTCGAAATTCCGCTGGAGCGTCCGCGCAAGGTGGAAGAACTCCGGCTGACCGAGGAATTCCGCAAGCTCTACTCCGACATCTGGGAATCGCTGCGCGGCGAGGTCGACAAGGCCCGCCAGAAGGGAGCGACCGGTGTCGCTTGA